Within the Arachis duranensis cultivar V14167 chromosome 10, aradu.V14167.gnm2.J7QH, whole genome shotgun sequence genome, the region GTGTTGAGGAATTCCAGAACAATTCAACGCATTCAACGACTCTGTACTCATTGTGTATAATTCAGATTCTAAGTGACCATCTTCATTAAGCAGCGTGTCAGAGCTCAAGTAAACCTTTTCATTGCTAGGGATCAAAGACATCACATGATTATTAACTTCAGTCATAACATCAAGTGTTGGTGACAATATACTCCTGTCCTTAAAATAATCCATGCTAGAAGTACGGAGTAAAATGTTAGGATAAATATACAACACCAAATCGTGGAGAACCAGAAACTCAATATCCAATAGCAAGTTGTCTGGTATTCTAATCACTGATTTGCCATCACTACTGTCTCTGAATAACCCGTTAGCTATTTGAAGCAGCCAGTCAGCAAATTCCTCTACCTGTACATTGTGGATATCTTGTGGACCACGACCCAGCCTCATGTTTTACGTCAATTATAACACCTGGCAAGATTGCCACAGGTACGAAGCATTAATACATGCATGAACAATCTCCTCCCGGGAACCACGAGGAATCACAGGCAATATCTGACGAAAATCACCTCCCAGAACAACAACTTTTTCCACTAAATGGAGCATCGAGATTATATCCATGATCAAAATGAAGAACATCCCTAAGGCACTTGTCGAGCACTTCAAAGCAAAATTTGTTTAACATAAGTGCGTCATcccatataattaattttgcaGATGAAATAAGATATGGGAAAGGTGTGCCTTGCCTTATATTACAAATGGAATCTTGGTTAACACTGAGTGGAACCTTAAAGCGTGAATGAGTAGTTCGCCCATTAGGCAACAATAGCGTTGCAATGCCACTGGATGCCACGTTTAGAACAATATGTATTGAAACGAAAAGTGCATTCCATAGAAAAGTCTTCCCAGTTCCATCATAtctataaacaaagaaaaaaccaCCTATGCCATGACTGACTGCATTGAATATTGTGTCGTACACGACACGCTGATCTCGATTCAAGCGGTAAACTAAATCGACAGAAATACTTGCTAACTCGGTCTTATTGAAATTAAGCTCATCAAAGAAGATTATGTTgggaggttcaatggaatccaCCAAATTCGGAAATGGCATGTCAGTAAATTCTTTAAGTGTCCCACCATTTGGCTGCAACAATTTTCAATTTCGGCGAGAGTAGTGGACTTGTTCTCGTCAGCAGAATGCTCGAATCCTAAACCCATAATAGAAGAGGTTAACATCACAAACTACTTCGCCATAGTGCTAAAGAACAAATCCATAAAAGACAACAgtataatgaaaaaagaaaagggcaGCTTTTAAATAGCTAGATGTGAATTTGGCGAAATAGCAAAATAATTGTGCCAAAAAATGCAAACTTCACCTAAATTATGTGTCCTATCAAACATCGTGTCATTTGGACAGTGTTGCCAACATTGTTCCCAGACCATGTCTGGCGGACCATGTTATTTGACATCAAAAGCATTGCAAACAACCTCCCTATATAATTTGGTGAAGCCCATGAATTGACTTTATTAATTGCATCAATAAATTCCCTGTTATCTTGTAATAGCCCGAGAGCATAACAGTCTTTTTTGAA harbors:
- the LOC107470851 gene encoding uncharacterized protein LOC107470851; translation: MRLGRGPQDIHNVQVEEFADWLLQIANGLFRDSSDGKSVIRIPDNLLLDIEFLVLHDLVLYIYPNILLRTSSMDYFKDRSILSPTLDVMTEVNNHVMSLIPSNEKVYLSSDTLLNEDGHLESELYTMSTESLNALNCSGIPQHRLVLKIGVLVMLIRNIDQSNGLCHGHNIGEVVFIPKMNMVPNNETLPIRFTRRQFPIMLCFAMTINKSQGQTPSTVGVYLSRPIFTHGQLYVALSRVNSYSGLKILFVSSNGIVSNHTINVVYRKVFVNLLQSIPP